In Monodelphis domestica isolate mMonDom1 chromosome 4, mMonDom1.pri, whole genome shotgun sequence, one DNA window encodes the following:
- the LOC100010204 gene encoding gamma-aminobutyric acid receptor-associated protein-like 1, whose protein sequence is MKFQYKEDHPFEYRKKEGEKIRKKYPDRVPVIVEKAPKARVPDLDKRKYLVPSDLTVGQFYFLIRKRIHLRPEDALFFFVNNTIPPTSATMGQLYEDNHEEDYFLYVAYSDESVYGKKKALQTRVAGLAGGSFRHV, encoded by the coding sequence ATGAAATTCCAATACAAGGAAGATCATCCTTTCGAGTACCggaaaaaagaaggggagaagatTCGGAAGAAATACCCAGATAGAGTCCCTGTAATTGTGGAGAAGGCACCTAAAGCCAGAGTTCCTGACCTGGACAAAAGGAAGTACCTGGTGCCCTCTGACCTTACAGTTGGTCAGTTCTACTTCTTAATTCGGAAACGGATCCACCTTCGACCAGAAGACGCCCTATTCTTCTTTGTCAACAACACTATCCCCCCTACTAGTGCCACCATGGGCCAGCTTTATGAGGACAACCATGAGGAGGACTATTTTCTCTATGTGGCCTACAGTGATGAAAGCGTCTATGGGAAGAAGAAGGCATTGCAGACCAGAGTTGCTGGATTGGCTGGGGGAAGTTTTCGACATGTATGA